The Puniceicoccus vermicola DNA segment GAGAGGTTCCCGGAGATTCGAGGAAAGAAAATCCGAGATGTCGTTTCGGCTCATCGAGCCGTCTTTGGTATAGAACCCGACAATCAGCGAGTAGCTGCTGCCCGCCTTTTCGACCGGAACCCCGAGCTCCTGAACGATCGAGGGGAGGGCGGAGAGCGACTGGGAAACTTTATTCTGAGTCTGGACCTGGGCGATGTCGGGATCGGTGCCCGGCTCAAAGGTCAGGTTGATCGAGGCCTGCCCGGAAGAAGAGCTTTCTGACTGGATGTAGCGAAGATTGTCGATTCCCGTGAGATTCTGCTCGATGACTTGGGTCACCGTATTCTCCAGGGTTTCGGCAGAAGCCCCGGGATAAGTCGCGGCGATCGAGACCTTGGGCGGTGCGATGTTCGGATACTGTTCGATCGGCAGCTGGAAGAAGGCGAAGACGCCAAAGCCCATGATGAAGAGGGCGATCACCCTCGTGAAGATTGGGCGTGCGATGAAAAAACTGGAAAACATCGATTAGTTCTCCAGCTGGATTTTCTGAGCCTCGACCTCGGCACCCTCACGGAGAGTCATGCCGCCTTCGACGACGAGGCGATCCCCCGGCTCGAGTCCTTCCAGAACCACCCAGCGGTCTTCGTAGGCCGTTCCTGTTTGGATCGAGCGCTTGTGGGCCTTGTTCTCGGAGTCGACGACCCAGACACTCTTGCCCCCACTGGGTTCGAAAATGACGCTCTTTTGGGGAATCACGATCTCTTTGGCCTGGCTGGCGTCCACGACGGAGGCCCGTACGAACATTCCGGGCAAGAGAACTTTGTCCGGATTGGGGAAGGTCGATCGCAGGCGAATCGCACCCGTTTGCGGGTCGACGGCGAGCTCGGCCACATCCAGCGTGCCCTCGTGGGCATAGGGGTCGTCGGAGTGGGTCGGGAAGAGGCGCACGGAGAATTCCGAAGGGAGGTTGTCGTTCATACGCGCAGCGGTCAGGCGTTCGCGGAGGTTCTCGGTGGCGGCGACCGCCTGCGACAGGTCCACATAGACCGGATCGAGCTGGCGCACGGTGGCTAGCGGGGTCGTTTGTCTCTCGGTGACGAGTGCCCCCTTGGTAACCGTGGAGGGGCTAATGTAACCGCTGATCGGGGCCCGCACCTCCGTATAATCGAGATTGATCTTGGCCATTTTGACCTCGGCCTCGGCCATGCTGATGGCGGCTTTGGCCCGATTGAAGTCGGAGATGGCCTCGACGTGCTGTTGCTCGCTGACGGCTTGTTCCGCCAATAACGTGTCGACGCGCTTGGCCAACGCTTCGGCGCTCTCGCGGCGGGCTTTGGCATCCTCGAGATTGGCGAGAGCCATCTCGTAGTCGGCCTCGTAGCGGGAGGGGTCGATTTGGTACAGCTGCTGACCCTCTTCCACATAGGCGCCCTCCTCAAAGAGCCGCGACTGGATGATCCCGCTGACTTGCGGGCGGATTTCCGCCACTTGATAGGCGACGACTCGGCCGGGGAGGGTGTTGAGCCGATCGACCGTTTGCGGCTGCACCTCAATGTATCCCACCTGGGGAGCCGACCCTTGCGGAGCCCCTCCGCCTTGCGCCTTCTCGGGCTGGCCGCATCCGGTGAGGGCGATCAGGACCGCGAGGACGGGAAGAGCGAGAAAGCGCCATCGGCCCGCAGAGGAGGCGGGAAGAGGTGAGGAAGTCGAGTGGCTGGAAAATTGCATGAGCGAGAATGGGAAAAAGTCTGCGGCGAGTGGCCAACGCGTGAAGGTTCACTGGTTGCGGGGGCGGACTCGAAGTCAAACCCCGGAGACGTATTCTCCGAATCTTCGGCGAACTCTGGATCTTTTCCTGAGCCTCTTCGCAAGGCGGCTCCAAGGAGAGAATCCGTCAGGGGGCGAACGTCTGCATCATCGAAAACAGTGTGCCGATGTTGGCGAATTGATCGACGAGTTCGATTCGCATCCCCAGCTTTTTCGCGGGAGTCTCGAAGGTTTTTTCCGCGGTTTCGGTGGAGACCCAAAGGACCTTCGGTCGTTCTTCACGCTGGAGGGCTGTCTGGCAAAAGGCCTTCCAGAGGCATTCGCCGGGATTTTCCGATAGAGTTGTGGAAATGTAAGGAGTGGGAGCGTCCTCACCGATTTCGGTGGGGGCGGCGATGGCGAGGATTGGAATCACCGGTCCGGTCTCGGTGCCAACGGGTCCGCCGAGGTGAATGGCCCCGGCTTCCCAGGTTTCGTCGGTTTGGGGCAGTGAGGCGATTCGTTCCAGTTCGAACTCGCCGGGCTCGTAGGCAAGATCGACTCCACCTGCTTCGTTCCAGTCGAAGGGATCGACCGTCAGGCTCCAGGAATCCCAATCTTCAGCTCTCTTGCCTTGCGGAAGGGAAAAAATGGGAAGCGTTTCGAGCAGAGTTCCGTTCGCCATACGAGTCTTGTAAAACGTGGCGATGGGTCCGTCGGGTTCGGCGCGCAGTCGATTCAGAAGTCGCAAGGTGAGTGCCGTCCCGCGGATGAGAAACGGGATCTCCTCGGGATCCGCGAACCACGGGATCGAGCGGGGATGAAAGCGTCGAGCCAGCATCCATCGATTTTTTCCGCGCTTCGGCGAGGGGAGATTCAGTTTTTCGTAAAGTTCAACGTCATCGTCTTCCAATTCTTTCTCTGTGGTGAATTGGAGTTCGAGCATGCGAACTTTCCGCAAGTATTCGACGAAATCGTGCATGGGGGCTGTGCCCGCTATCATGCTTTTCCAGAGATCGTAGCTTTCCGGAGGACGATGAACGTGGATGGCAAATACTTCGCCGCCTCGTCCGAGAATCGAGACGATGTCGACGAGTCCGCTTTCCGGATCGCGGATTCCGAAAATGTCCTGGTCCCAAAGTTTTTTCCAAGGCTCGGCTTCGCGAACTTGCGTTCCGAGTTCGAGAAGGGTTCCGAATTGGGCCAAATCGGAAGGGGAAAGA contains these protein-coding regions:
- a CDS encoding efflux RND transporter periplasmic adaptor subunit, with amino-acid sequence MQFSSHSTSSPLPASSAGRWRFLALPVLAVLIALTGCGQPEKAQGGGAPQGSAPQVGYIEVQPQTVDRLNTLPGRVVAYQVAEIRPQVSGIIQSRLFEEGAYVEEGQQLYQIDPSRYEADYEMALANLEDAKARRESAEALAKRVDTLLAEQAVSEQQHVEAISDFNRAKAAISMAEAEVKMAKINLDYTEVRAPISGYISPSTVTKGALVTERQTTPLATVRQLDPVYVDLSQAVAATENLRERLTAARMNDNLPSEFSVRLFPTHSDDPYAHEGTLDVAELAVDPQTGAIRLRSTFPNPDKVLLPGMFVRASVVDASQAKEIVIPQKSVIFEPSGGKSVWVVDSENKAHKRSIQTGTAYEDRWVVLEGLEPGDRLVVEGGMTLREGAEVEAQKIQLEN
- a CDS encoding plasmid pRiA4b ORF-3 family protein → MGTSNGQKCFLLRIELLHTHRPIWREVILPADLGLDVMHDVIQETMGWENYHLHQFEHKGVRYDALSPDEEGIENPEFLFSLKDLLKRAGSRMAYTYDFGDDWVHSITLKKTLPWDEEKIFTCTGGEGACPLEDCGGAYGHQRICHYLENPKKNNDGFMPYEEWVPEDYDPDFVDFEQIRENLESLKLEDAEPDTDVIDEFLGDAEDPELMESSEILPGFEDLFGQENEDEAAPPSPYEDLSPSDLAQFGTLLELGTQVREAEPWKKLWDQDIFGIRDPESGLVDIVSILGRGGEVFAIHVHRPPESYDLWKSMIAGTAPMHDFVEYLRKVRMLELQFTTEKELEDDDVELYEKLNLPSPKRGKNRWMLARRFHPRSIPWFADPEEIPFLIRGTALTLRLLNRLRAEPDGPIATFYKTRMANGTLLETLPIFSLPQGKRAEDWDSWSLTVDPFDWNEAGGVDLAYEPGEFELERIASLPQTDETWEAGAIHLGGPVGTETGPVIPILAIAAPTEIGEDAPTPYISTTLSENPGECLWKAFCQTALQREERPKVLWVSTETAEKTFETPAKKLGMRIELVDQFANIGTLFSMMQTFAP